From Microbacterium sp. CGR2:
CGTCATCACACCGGATTTGCATCCTGGGGATGCACCCACCCGCGCATCCACGCCACGCCACAACCGCGACAACATCCGTGAGAATCCGCCACCTTTCATGAGAACAGCGGCAACTTTCGTGAGAAGGCGACAAGTTTCGAGAACCGACGCCCCCCGACCCCTTTCGGCAGAACAGTTTTGGTGTCCGTTGGGTGATCCCTATACGGACAGCTGTCACGCGCCAGGCTTCTCCGTCAGTGTTGCCGAGGACGATCGTTCGGTGGGCGGCCGTCGTTGATGTTGGTCCCTCGATCGGGATTCACTTGCAGGAAGCGTCGCCGGGGGCCAATGGGATGGAGCCAAAATCTAGCGCCTTCGGTGCCGCAACTCGTCCGCCGAGCTGCTCTCGCTCAGCGCCCTGCGGCGTGGAGCCAGATCGTAAGCCACCCCAGGGCAAGGAAGAACAGCGCTACACCAGGCAGCAGGCGCTGCATCGGGGTGAGGCGCTTCCACCGTGACCATGCGGTGATGGCGGCAACAAGACACACTGCTGTACCGATGACCGCAAGAGCGATGACGGCCTCACCTGTCTGGACGGTGATGGTCCCGCCGGTTGTTGCTTCGTAGATGCATGCCCGTCCGATTGGCATGAACGTCACGTCAGCTACTACCTGGGGGTACTCGCCGATGAAGACGGCGGTGTCCGGGGCGCTGCGGAAGCATGCGCCGTCGATCTCGCGAGAGTCGCCGTACTGAGACACGAAAGCGACCCAGACCGCCAATTGACTGAGGAGGCTCGCGATTATGAGCCATGTCGTCTGGGCTGCCTGGGTCGCTTTCGTCATTTGACTAGTGTTCACGCACTCACCTCGGAGCCCCGGACACGCCGTGATCGACGTACAGATCATCACGCCGCACGCCGGCAGCGAGCAGGTCCGCCTGCTGATGATCCGTGGACTGCTGACGCGTCGAGACACGTGCGTAGCCGATCAACTTGCCCATGAACCGCTCCGGTGTCTCGAAACCAACGATCAGTGCCCGCCTTCAAGCAGGTGGTTGCGAGACATAGTTGCGAGACTCGCCGGGCCATACAGGGCGGCCTCAGCCGGCGGCAGCTTGGCGCCGACTGTGAGACGTCTCATATCCCATGTGATGCGAGACGGCACGGTTGCGGAACGGGCGTTGCGCCGGTCGACCGTGATGATACCTTGGCACCAATGCCAAAATATTGGCTGTGATGCCAGGAGGTGTGATGCGAGTCGAGCGGGAATTGACCGTCACGCAGGAGGTCCGGCGTCGTCGGATCATCGATGCGGCGATCGACTGCCTCGGTCGCGATGGGTGGCACAGCACGACGCTGGCGTCGATCGCTGCGGAGGCGGGCATCAGTCGTGGCTTGATCTCGTACCACTTCGCTGGTCGTGACGACCTGTTCGAGGCTGTGCTCGAGACGGTGGTGGTCACGATCCTCGCCGAAGGGTCGGCGGCGATGCAGCAAGGCATCGATGAGGCGCCGACTGCGACGGCCAAGCTGCAGGCGTACATCGAGGGCAACTTGCGCTTCATCGGCGCGCATCGGCGCGAGATGGCCGCCCTTGGGCAGGTGATGCCGAATCTGCGGCGCAAGGACGGTGCGCTGCACGCGAGCCCCGATGCGGAGGAGCCGATCATCGCCGGCACCGCGCTGCTGTTCGAACACGGGCTCAACACGGGCGAGTTCCGCGCGGCCGATGCCCGCCTGACGGCCTACACGTTGCGCCGCTGCATCGATGGGGCTGCGTTGAAGATCGTCGCCGATCCCGACTTCGACATCGACGCCTACGCGCGCGAGCTCACGACCCTCTTCCTCCAAGGAGTCCACGCATGACCACGCAGATCACCCCGGCAGTCCAGCTGCGCGGGCTCTCCAAGCGCTTCGGCGACCACGTCGCCGTCGACGGCATCGATCTGACCGTCCCTCCTGGCACGTTCTTCGGCATCGTCGGCCCCAACGGCGCCGGCAAGTCGACGACGCTGTCGATGATTGCCGGCCTGCTGAGCCCCGACGCCGGATCCGTCAAGGTCGCGGGGCACGATGCCGCCACGGACCGGGATCGTGTCCTCAGCGAGCTGGGGATCATGATGGAGGGCCTCTCTCTGCCCGAGCGGCTGACGGGCGCGGAGCTGCTGGAGTACACCGCCAGGTTGCGGAGGATCGGTGACGACTGGCCGGAGCGGGCGGCCGACCTGCTCGAGGTCCTCGAGCTCGATCGAGCCCCTTCGACGCTGATCGTGGACTACTCCACCGGCATGCGGAAGAAGATCGGCCTCGCCGTGGCATTGCTGCACCGACCCAGCGTCCTCGTGCTGGACGAGCCGTTCGAGGCCATCGACCCCGTCTCCGCTCGAGCCATCGAGGGGCTGCTCGAGCAGTTCGTCGCCGGGGGTGGCACGGTGCTGCTGTCGAGCCACCTCATGGATGTCGTCGAGCGGACCTGCGAGCGCGTCGCGCTGATCAAGGACGGACGCATCCTCGCCGAGGGCACGGTCGACGGCGTCAGGGCGGGCCGCACGCTCAACGACACGTTCGTCGACCTCGTCGGTGCACCCGTGCAGCGCGAGATCCGGTGGCTGGCATGAGGATGAGTGCGACGTTCGCGTCGATGCGGTGGCGGATCATCCGACACGGACCGCACGACGAGCGAGGCTTCGGCCTCGTCGTCGGCCTGGTCGCCGCAGCCGGCGTGGTCGTGCTCGCAGTCCTCGGTGTCTCGGGCACGGTGCATCCGAGCTGGCTGATCGTGGGGATCTCGCTGTTCGGCCTGACCTGGCTGATCGGACCCGTCCTGCTTCCCGGATCCGCACCAGCCCTCGATCCGCAGTGGTTCAGGACGCTGCCCCGACGCCCGAGCACGATCGCCCGAGAGCTCTCCGCAAGCGAGGCGATCAGCGTCGGGACGGTCATCACCGCCGTCGCGCTGAGCAGCCTCATCGTCGTGGCGGCCGCGCACGGACCGGCAGCTGTCGCCGTCGCGACGCTGGCCGCAGCATTGCAGCTGCTCTTCCTGCTCTGGCTTGGCCGGTGCGCCTCGGCCGTGGTCGCTGGTCTGCTCCGCTCGACTGCGGGTACCTGGGTCGCAGCCGTCCAGATGTCGGCGCTTCTGGCGGTCTCCTTCGCTGGCTGGGTGCCGATCGCCGCACTGCTGCTCCCCGACCTCGGGGACGGCGGCACGGACATCGTCACTCCGTCGGTGGCGGGTGCGCTTCCCGTTGGAATTGAGGACGCGCTCCTCGCGCTTCCCGCCGGCTGGGGACTCTCCGCGACGCAGGCCATGATCTCCTCCGCCCCGCTGATCGATGTGATCGCGCCCTTGCTCGGGCTCCTCGTCGGGGCCTTCGCATTCCGTGGCGTCTGGATCGCCTTGACCGCGCGAGTGCTCCGCAAGGCGCCGGCGCGAACGCTCAGCAATGTCACCGCCAGGTCGGCAGCGTCTGCACGGACTCCGCGATCGGGTGGACCCACGCGGGCCGTCGTGGCGCGGGAGCTCAAGACCTGGTTCCGCGACCCGCACCGACGCCTCGGCATGATCCACGCCTGGATCACCCCCCTACTCATGATCGCCCTCGTCGCACCGACCAGCTGGTCGTGGGCGCTGCCCTTCATCGGCGTGATGGCTGCAGTGCTCGGCGCGATGGTGGCCGTGAGCACCTACGCCCTCGACGGCACCGCCTTGTGGCAGCTCCTCACCACGCCAGGAGCAATCCGCGCCGACGTGCGCGGCCGACAGCTCTCCTGGCTGCTGCTGTTCGGCATCCCGACTCTCGCGCTGACCGTCGCGCTCTGCCTCGTCAGCCAGTCGCCCCTGTCGGCGGTCGCGACCGGCATGACCCTGGCTGCCATCGGGGCGGCGTGCGCGTTCGCGCCCCTGCTGGGTGCGCTCATGCCGGCGATCGGCGCCGACGCGCGCGACCGCGTGTCATCCACCAGCCGCACGGGCAATCCCGCCGGCGCGCAGTACACCGTTTTCGCAGCCGTCGTCGCCACCGCGATCCTGCCTCCGCTCCTGCTGAACCTCAGCGGCTCGGGCCTGCCGTGGCCGGCGCACGCCCTGCTCGGTGCTGCCATCGGGGCGGCGTCAATGGTCGGGCTTGCGGCGCTCACACGCGCGCGCCTGCGACAATCGGGATCGGCCCTGCTGGCCGCCTTCGAGTCCGGCGACATCTCTCGGCTCCGCAACCGACCGAGCACTACGAAGACTGCGGCTCGACCCGAAAATGGTGCGTTGACCGGTTGAGACCACCATCGTTTGTGGAGCAACCGTCGAGCGCAGAGGTCCGCGACGAGGGCGAAGCTCTGGGCGAGCCGTTGGGATCGCGGCTGCCGAGGCGGTAGCCACCCCTGCGAGGATGGCAGTGATCACGCACGTGGCTCGAGTGACGAGCGAGAGGCGACATATGCCTCGCCCGCGCTGGCTGAGGGGCTGGCGATGCCGTTCACTTTCCTCGGAACAACGCGGCGTGTTCGCGGGCGAAGCTCTCGAACTCGCGCGGCGGATGTTTCATGAGGTCGGGCACGGCTGTCGAGATCGTGGCAGCTTCTCCGCGGGCGTAGTGCGCGTAGTCCTCGAGTAGTCCTTCGACCTGCCAGGGCGGGAGCACGCCGGAGAGCATCTTGCCGAATTGCTCCGGGGCGACGTCTTCGAAGTGGACGTGGCGTCCCATGGCGGATGAGAGGTGTGCGGCGAGCTCGGTGTGCGTGAGTGCTTCGCCCCCTGTCAGGGTCACGGCTCCCAGTGGCTGGGATGAGGTGAGGGCAAGTGCGGCGATGTCGCCGATGTCGCGCACGTCGACGAGACTTACTCGCGCCTCGCCGATCGGCGCGGGAAGCGTTCCTGTCGCCTGCACGATGCCCGCGAGGGCGAGCATTCCCTGCATGAACAGATTTGGTCGCAGTGCGGTGATTCCGATGCCTGATGCGAGGGCGTGCTGTTCGACGGCTGCGTGGTAGCGCAGGAAGCGGACTGGTGAGTCGATCGCGGACCCCAGTTGGGACAGCAGAACGAGGTGGCTAACGCCTGCCTCGATTGCGATATCGATGAACTGTTTCTGTTGCGCTTCGGCGCGCTCGGTCGACGGCGTCACCAGATATGCGGCGCGTACTCCCTCGAGCGCCGTACGCACACTGCGGGCGTCATCCAGGTCGGACCTGCACGCCGAACTCGACGGAAGGGGGCCTTCGGGACATGGACCGGAACGCGATGCCCCGTGCCGTCAGAGAATCGGTGGTGGCTCGGCCGGTAGAACCGGTGGCGCCGGCGACGAGGATGTCGGGTGCGATGGTCATGGTCTCTCCTGCAGGTCTCGGGGGTGGCGCGGTCCGTCGATCAGGGCGCGGGACCAGTCGGCGCGGCAGATCAGCATTGCTGGGTTGCCTGCCTCGACAGGCGTGCTGCCACGTCAGCGGCAAGCCCGCCAATGTCATCGTGGCCGGTGAGGGTAAGCCGGAGCGCGCCGCCGTGCGTGACGACGCCGAGGACGCACTCGCCCTGCACCTGGGTCGTCATCATCGGACCCCATACCGCTTCGGCAGCGTCTGAGCGGGGTGCGAAGATGCCGAGGTTCGTGATCTCGATGTCGGCATCCGTGGCCGCGAGCATGGCCGCTTCCGCTTCCATCGCGTCGGTTGGCTGCAGCGCGGCGAGCATGAGGGCGGCCGCGCGTGCCTGGACGCGACCCGTGCGAAGCTGTGCCGTCGCGTCCTGCGCGAGAGGCCAGAAGTCGCGACCCTGCGGGTCGTCCAAGGCAACGGTGGTCGCGGTGAACCGGTTCGCGACATCGTCGGGAAGCCCGACGGCCGAACGCAGATCGATGGGTGCATTGATCCGGACGGGTCCGGTGATGCCGCGGGCGCTCAGCGCCTGGGCGGCCGCGGCACAGAGCGCCCCTTGCACGGTCGCGTCATGCGATCGTGCGATCACGCGGAGTCGCTCGGTTGTGGACCAGTCCAGGGCGGCGACCTCGACGGTCGGCGGAGTGCCGTCGAACGCGCGCACCACGGCCGCTGGACGTTCGAGTCCCGCCGACGCCGTCGGGGTCGCGGCCGCAGCTCCGTCGGGCAGTGATCTCAGCAGCTGCTCTTGGCTGGCGGGGATCGGCTGAGCGGGCGGGGTTCGCCCGTCGAGGATCTCCAGAAGGTCCGTCACTGCCCGCAGTGCCCCTCGACCGTCCGCAATCTGGTGAGAGAAGGTAAGGATGACGACGAAGCCACTCATTGTGTCGACGAGCGTCGCTCTCGCCAGCGGGCCCAGGTCTGGGTCGATGGGTGCGGCCTGCTCCGCGGACGCCTCGACCACCCAGTCGTGGCCGCTGGAGACTCTGAGCGGAATGGGCTCAGACGTCGGGCGGAACACTGCCTGCTCGCCGGTGCGATCGATGCTGCTGGCGAGCAAGGGATGCGTCCGCTGCAGAGCCGCAAGCGTCCCGGTCAGCTCTTCCTCGGTGATCGGCGAGGTGAGCTCGATCACGATCGAGAACTGCACGGGGTTGCGGCTGATATAGAGGTCGATGATGTTCTCGAACGCCCCCAACGGCCGCAGGGTCGAGGCGGCAGCGTAATCGTTCGTGAGGGTAATGCGCTGGTCGCGGTCCATGCTTCTACTTCTCGCCCGCGATGGCATCAGCGGTGTCGCTGGGTGCGGTCGGGGTGAGGGCTGGGCCGGCCTTCCGAGTCCACCACAGGATGACCAGGGTGATGAGGACGACAGCCGCCGTCGGGATGAGCTGGGTGACGGATCCGACGCCGGCGGAGCGGTCGCTCAGCGCGCCACCGAGGTCAATGCGGAAGAGCGGTCCCGAGACGAGCGAGAACGTGTTCAGCACGGCGTGGAGCACAACCGCGATCTCGACGCCGCCGGTGCGCCAGGTGATGACGGCGAGGCATGACCACAGCACGAAATACCAGATGTTGATGTAAATGTCGGTCGACATGTGGACCGCGGTAAAGATCACGCTCGAGCCAATGATGCCGAAGACCAGGCCCGCCTTGCGGCTGCGCGTCCAGCTCCCGAGGACTCGGAACAGCAGCCCTCGCACCCCGTACTCCTCACCGGTCGTCTGCAGAGGGGTGAGCAGCAGGGTGCCGATAAAGATAGCCACAAGGTCGAACTGCGTCCACGGCACCTCGACAGAGGGCGCGAAATAACCCACCGCATTGGCGAGAATCCAGAAGGGACCGAACACGAGCAGGCTCTTGCCGAGCAGGTCGAAGCGGAAGCGGGAGATCACCGAGTGCATCGACGCTCCGGGAACCCCGTACAGCCACCGCTGGATGAGCATGCTCCACGGCATCAGCAGGAACAGCGACAGCATCGAGGACGCGTGGTAGAGCGGTGTGTAGTCGGTGCCCTGGAACAACGGGGTCGTGTGGCCGTTCTGCAGGTCAATGAGACCGGTCAGCGCTCCGAGTCCGGTCGGGAAGATGACGAGCCCGGCGAGGAGCATGACGATGGCGAGGACGC
This genomic window contains:
- a CDS encoding TetR/AcrR family transcriptional regulator: MRVERELTVTQEVRRRRIIDAAIDCLGRDGWHSTTLASIAAEAGISRGLISYHFAGRDDLFEAVLETVVVTILAEGSAAMQQGIDEAPTATAKLQAYIEGNLRFIGAHRREMAALGQVMPNLRRKDGALHASPDAEEPIIAGTALLFEHGLNTGEFRAADARLTAYTLRRCIDGAALKIVADPDFDIDAYARELTTLFLQGVHA
- a CDS encoding CPBP family intramembrane glutamic endopeptidase encodes the protein MTTIPPNWLLERALPKRAPSVPPGVEYHRVLAGEKRRIGRGVLAIVMLLAGLVIFPTGLGALTGLIDLQNGHTTPLFQGTDYTPLYHASSMLSLFLLMPWSMLIQRWLYGVPGASMHSVISRFRFDLLGKSLLVFGPFWILANAVGYFAPSVEVPWTQFDLVAIFIGTLLLTPLQTTGEEYGVRGLLFRVLGSWTRSRKAGLVFGIIGSSVIFTAVHMSTDIYINIWYFVLWSCLAVITWRTGGVEIAVVLHAVLNTFSLVSGPLFRIDLGGALSDRSAGVGSVTQLIPTAAVVLITLVILWWTRKAGPALTPTAPSDTADAIAGEK
- a CDS encoding peptide synthetase, with amino-acid sequence MDRDQRITLTNDYAAASTLRPLGAFENIIDLYISRNPVQFSIVIELTSPITEEELTGTLAALQRTHPLLASSIDRTGEQAVFRPTSEPIPLRVSSGHDWVVEASAEQAAPIDPDLGPLARATLVDTMSGFVVILTFSHQIADGRGALRAVTDLLEILDGRTPPAQPIPASQEQLLRSLPDGAAAATPTASAGLERPAAVVRAFDGTPPTVEVAALDWSTTERLRVIARSHDATVQGALCAAAAQALSARGITGPVRINAPIDLRSAVGLPDDVANRFTATTVALDDPQGRDFWPLAQDATAQLRTGRVQARAAALMLAALQPTDAMEAEAAMLAATDADIEITNLGIFAPRSDAAEAVWGPMMTTQVQGECVLGVVTHGGALRLTLTGHDDIGGLAADVAARLSRQATQQC
- a CDS encoding NmrA family NAD(P)-binding protein, producing MRTALEGVRAAYLVTPSTERAEAQQKQFIDIAIEAGVSHLVLLSQLGSAIDSPVRFLRYHAAVEQHALASGIGITALRPNLFMQGMLALAGIVQATGTLPAPIGEARVSLVDVRDIGDIAALALTSSQPLGAVTLTGGEALTHTELAAHLSSAMGRHVHFEDVAPEQFGKMLSGVLPPWQVEGLLEDYAHYARGEAATISTAVPDLMKHPPREFESFAREHAALFRGK
- a CDS encoding ABC transporter ATP-binding protein — translated: MTTQITPAVQLRGLSKRFGDHVAVDGIDLTVPPGTFFGIVGPNGAGKSTTLSMIAGLLSPDAGSVKVAGHDAATDRDRVLSELGIMMEGLSLPERLTGAELLEYTARLRRIGDDWPERAADLLEVLELDRAPSTLIVDYSTGMRKKIGLAVALLHRPSVLVLDEPFEAIDPVSARAIEGLLEQFVAGGGTVLLSSHLMDVVERTCERVALIKDGRILAEGTVDGVRAGRTLNDTFVDLVGAPVQREIRWLA